A window of Ignavibacteriales bacterium contains these coding sequences:
- the hemL gene encoding glutamate-1-semialdehyde 2,1-aminomutase — translation MNLSKSEKLFEEAKKYIPGGVNSPVRAFKSVGGTPRFITKGIGSKIFDADNNEYIDYIGSWGPHLFGHNPSFIKKALLNAIENGTSFGAPTEIEIKMAKLISELVPSIEMVRMVNSGTEATMSAIRVARGYTGKEKIIKFEGCYHGHGDFFLIKAGSGALTFGVPTSPGVTKGNAADTLVADFNNINSVKKLVQQNKSEIASIIIEAVVGNMGTVRADDLFIKELRSICDEEKIVLIFDEVMTGFRLAKGGAQEILGVKPDLSTFGKIIGGGLPVGAFGGKKEIMEMVSPSGPVYQAGTLSGNPLAMNAGYAALIYIKNNPDIYKTLEEKSFYLENGINEGINSIGKKFQFNRVGSMMTLFFTEEKVTDFNSAVRSDTKLYGKYFHEMLNRGIYLPPAQFEALFVSTAHTKEDLDKTIKANYESLKAIV, via the coding sequence ATGAATTTAAGTAAAAGTGAAAAACTTTTTGAAGAAGCAAAAAAATATATTCCGGGTGGAGTAAACTCACCGGTACGTGCGTTTAAATCCGTTGGCGGAACTCCGCGTTTTATTACAAAAGGAATCGGTTCTAAAATATTTGACGCAGACAATAATGAATATATTGATTACATCGGAAGCTGGGGACCGCATTTGTTCGGACATAATCCTTCATTCATTAAAAAAGCATTATTAAATGCAATTGAGAACGGAACAAGTTTTGGTGCACCAACTGAAATAGAAATCAAAATGGCAAAACTTATTTCCGAACTCGTTCCTTCAATCGAAATGGTGAGAATGGTTAACAGCGGAACAGAAGCAACTATGAGCGCCATTCGTGTTGCTCGCGGTTATACAGGTAAAGAGAAAATTATAAAGTTCGAAGGATGCTATCACGGCCATGGCGATTTCTTTTTGATTAAGGCCGGAAGCGGCGCGTTAACTTTTGGTGTTCCTACAAGTCCTGGCGTAACTAAAGGAAATGCAGCTGATACACTTGTTGCCGATTTCAACAATATCAACTCAGTTAAAAAATTAGTTCAGCAAAATAAAAGTGAAATTGCATCAATCATTATCGAAGCTGTTGTGGGAAATATGGGAACAGTCCGTGCTGATGATTTATTTATCAAAGAATTACGTTCGATATGTGATGAAGAAAAAATTGTTTTGATCTTCGATGAAGTAATGACTGGATTCAGATTAGCCAAAGGCGGCGCACAAGAAATTCTCGGAGTTAAACCGGATCTTTCCACATTCGGGAAAATAATAGGCGGCGGTCTTCCGGTTGGTGCTTTTGGCGGTAAAAAAGAAATTATGGAAATGGTTTCACCGAGCGGACCGGTTTATCAAGCGGGAACTTTAAGCGGTAATCCATTAGCAATGAATGCCGGTTATGCGGCACTCATATATATAAAAAACAATCCGGACATTTATAAAACTCTCGAAGAAAAATCATTTTACCTTGAAAACGGAATCAATGAAGGAATAAATTCTATTGGGAAGAAATTTCAATTCAATAGAGTCGGATCAATGATGACATTATTCTTCACCGAAGAAAAAGTAACCGATTTTAATTCTGCCGTAAGATCTGACACAAAGCTTTATGGAAAATATTTTCATGAAATGCTGAACCGCGGAATATATTTACCGCCGGCTCAATTCGAAGCTTTGTTTGTTTCAACTGCCCACACAAAAGAAGATTTGGATAAGACCATAAAAGCTAATTACGAATCATTGAAGGCAATAGTCTGA
- the hemG gene encoding protoporphyrinogen oxidase has protein sequence MNNKKKITILGAGISGLATAYWLNKDGFDVQILEANSKPGGSMETSLENGFLVDYGPNSGLETTPLIRQLVDEIGLSNGMVYANESSNKRYILRNGKLHALPTSLPALIKSNLFSLRGKIRLACEPFIGKSNDGYYQSIAEFVRRRLGQEFLDYAIDPFVSGVFAGDPNKLSVKSAFPKLYRLEEVYGGLVKGMIKGARERKKRAEQSKQNAKMFSFINGMQSFPIAIAKKLEGKILYGSRVKNVERRVQSVESENGKWKVAFEKDGKVHEIISDYVLSTIPVYEASKIFPELDHEFKKHADDIYYPPVMVLYLGFKKEQISQPLDGFGYLIPSKEKKIFLGAIWSSTIFPNRCVKDKAAFTLFVGGARSPHLFDMDKGELTNRVLNEFKEIMKISGDPIFVNSKIWQKAIPQYNLGYIEHENFFDRFENMNPGIFLSGNYRGGISVGDCVKNSETVYKKIIAKIN, from the coding sequence ATGAATAATAAAAAGAAAATTACAATACTCGGTGCCGGGATTTCCGGATTAGCAACAGCATACTGGCTTAACAAAGACGGATTTGATGTTCAGATACTTGAAGCCAATAGCAAACCCGGCGGATCTATGGAAACTTCTTTAGAGAATGGTTTCCTTGTTGACTACGGACCGAACAGCGGATTGGAAACAACACCTTTAATTCGGCAGCTTGTTGATGAAATTGGTTTATCCAATGGAATGGTTTATGCGAATGAATCTTCCAACAAAAGATATATTCTTCGTAATGGTAAATTACATGCGCTTCCCACTTCCCTGCCTGCTTTAATTAAATCAAATTTATTTTCTTTGAGAGGAAAAATTCGATTAGCGTGCGAGCCATTTATCGGAAAATCCAATGACGGTTATTATCAAAGCATTGCAGAGTTTGTCCGCAGAAGACTTGGTCAAGAGTTTCTTGATTATGCAATTGATCCTTTTGTAAGTGGTGTATTTGCCGGCGATCCGAATAAGCTGAGTGTAAAATCTGCTTTCCCAAAATTATACCGTCTGGAAGAAGTTTACGGCGGACTTGTTAAAGGGATGATCAAGGGTGCGCGTGAAAGAAAGAAGCGAGCTGAACAGTCAAAGCAAAATGCAAAAATGTTCTCGTTCATCAATGGTATGCAGTCTTTTCCAATTGCTATTGCTAAAAAACTGGAAGGAAAAATATTATACGGATCGAGAGTAAAGAATGTAGAACGTAGAGTGCAGAGTGTTGAATCTGAAAATGGAAAATGGAAAGTTGCTTTTGAAAAAGACGGAAAGGTTCATGAAATAATTTCTGACTATGTATTATCTACCATTCCGGTTTACGAAGCTTCTAAAATATTTCCTGAATTAGATCATGAATTTAAAAAGCATGCTGATGATATTTATTATCCGCCGGTGATGGTTCTATATTTAGGATTTAAGAAAGAACAAATTAGTCAACCGCTTGATGGCTTTGGTTACTTAATTCCATCTAAAGAAAAGAAAATATTTCTTGGTGCAATTTGGAGTTCAACAATTTTTCCAAACCGTTGTGTAAAAGATAAAGCTGCATTTACTCTATTCGTCGGCGGCGCTCGTTCACCTCATCTATTCGATATGGATAAAGGAGAGCTTACAAATAGAGTGCTCAACGAATTTAAGGAGATTATGAAAATAAGCGGTGACCCGATTTTTGTTAATTCAAAAATTTGGCAAAAGGCTATTCCGCAATACAATCTCGGTTACATTGAACACGAGAATTTTTTTGATAGATTTGAGAATATGAATCCGGGAATATTTCTAAGCGGTAATTACCGAGGCGGAATCTCTGTAGGAGACTGCGTAAAGAATTCGGAAACAGTTTATAAGAAAATAATTGCAAAAATAAATTGA
- the tsaA gene encoding tRNA (N6-threonylcarbamoyladenosine(37)-N6)-methyltransferase TrmO, with translation MLLDDITIKPIGKIHSKLSHRYETPRQGVLAGKEISVIELIPKNNFQQALKFLDGFERIWVLYQFHLNNNWKPLVNPPRHIRKKVGVFATRAPYRPNHIGMSCVKLEKIEGLKIFISGSDILDGSPVIDIKPYLPYSDSFPDAETGWVVNDIENIYKVEFKTKAKKQCVWLNENAEINLESFTRLQLEFNPTDATRKRISILNTNDDTRFVLAYRTWRINYKVDKKKVIVLSISSGYSNVEMKNILNDKYGDKEIHKMFAKNFRDRKN, from the coding sequence ATGCTGCTTGATGATATTACTATAAAGCCGATCGGAAAAATACATTCTAAACTTTCCCATCGATACGAAACTCCAAGACAAGGAGTTTTAGCCGGCAAAGAAATTTCCGTAATTGAATTGATTCCAAAAAATAATTTTCAACAGGCATTAAAATTCTTAGATGGATTTGAGAGGATTTGGGTTTTATATCAATTTCATTTAAACAATAATTGGAAACCGTTGGTTAACCCTCCAAGACATATAAGAAAGAAAGTTGGAGTTTTTGCAACAAGAGCTCCGTATAGACCAAATCATATTGGAATGAGTTGTGTTAAATTAGAAAAGATTGAAGGACTAAAAATTTTTATTTCCGGATCAGATATTCTTGATGGTTCTCCTGTTATAGATATTAAACCCTACCTTCCTTATTCGGATTCATTTCCTGATGCCGAAACCGGTTGGGTTGTAAATGATATTGAAAATATTTACAAAGTCGAATTCAAAACAAAAGCAAAGAAACAGTGCGTCTGGTTAAATGAAAATGCTGAAATAAATTTAGAAAGTTTTACAAGACTTCAGCTTGAGTTCAATCCGACTGATGCAACGAGAAAAAGAATTTCTATACTTAATACTAATGATGACACCCGATTTGTGTTAGCTTACAGAACTTGGAGAATCAATTATAAAGTTGATAAGAAAAAGGTAATTGTTTTAAGTATTAGCTCCGGTTACTCAAATGTTGAAATGAAAAATATTTTAAATGATAAGTACGGAGATAAAGAAATTCACAAAATGTTTGCGAAGAATTTTAGAGATAGGAAAAATTAG
- a CDS encoding MFS transporter, which translates to MDNNSKEPEIIVNKPTENTADEKQLTPGKQRLSWQATFAALQHRNYRLWFIGQIISLFGSWMQMTAQGFFIYELTHSPAFLGFVGFANGIPTWLFMVYGGVIADRFSRRKIMIATQTIMMFLAFILAALTFTHTVEPWHILILTFGLGVANAFDAPARQAFVNELVSRENLLNAIALNSMMFHTAAAVGPAVAGITYAVLGPGWCFIINGISFLAVIYNLLIMKFQPIQKRVANKSAFKELQDGLQYLKSQKTILLIMLVVSFSTFFGLSITTLFPAWAVGILHGGAATNGFLQTARGIGAVLCSLFIASFSRYIVRGKILTTGLILLPIFMFLFSLNNSFIISSMILVGVGAAIIATNNLANGLTQTLVSEEYRGRVMGVYSFSFFGFMPLGALWIGMLAEHFGSPMAILLNSIILFIFVAVVWFYAPKLRKII; encoded by the coding sequence ATGGATAATAATTCTAAAGAACCGGAAATAATTGTTAATAAGCCCACAGAAAATACCGCTGATGAAAAACAATTAACTCCGGGAAAACAACGATTAAGCTGGCAAGCTACCTTTGCAGCCTTACAGCACCGCAATTATCGCTTGTGGTTCATCGGGCAAATTATTTCATTGTTCGGATCTTGGATGCAAATGACCGCACAAGGATTTTTTATTTATGAATTAACCCACTCCCCTGCTTTTCTTGGTTTTGTAGGATTTGCAAACGGTATTCCTACATGGCTCTTTATGGTTTACGGTGGAGTAATAGCAGATCGTTTTTCAAGAAGAAAAATTATGATTGCAACTCAAACCATAATGATGTTTCTCGCTTTTATTTTAGCTGCATTAACATTCACACATACAGTAGAGCCATGGCACATTCTTATATTAACATTTGGTTTAGGAGTTGCAAATGCTTTCGATGCACCTGCTCGTCAAGCTTTTGTAAATGAGTTGGTTTCAAGAGAAAATTTATTAAACGCTATTGCTCTTAATTCAATGATGTTTCATACTGCTGCCGCAGTGGGACCTGCTGTTGCCGGAATAACTTATGCGGTATTGGGTCCGGGCTGGTGCTTTATAATTAACGGTATTTCATTTTTAGCAGTTATTTATAATTTACTTATTATGAAATTCCAACCGATCCAGAAAAGAGTTGCTAACAAATCTGCATTCAAAGAATTACAAGATGGTTTACAATATTTGAAATCTCAAAAAACAATTCTTCTAATAATGCTGGTAGTTTCTTTTTCCACATTCTTTGGATTAAGTATAACAACATTATTTCCAGCATGGGCAGTTGGAATTTTACACGGTGGTGCGGCCACGAATGGTTTTCTGCAAACAGCAAGGGGGATAGGTGCAGTTCTCTGTTCTTTATTTATTGCTTCCTTTAGCCGATATATTGTTAGAGGGAAAATATTAACAACTGGATTAATTTTACTGCCTATTTTTATGTTTTTATTTTCCTTAAATAATTCATTTATAATTTCATCTATGATCTTAGTTGGGGTAGGGGCAGCGATCATTGCAACAAATAATTTAGCAAATGGATTAACGCAAACATTAGTCTCCGAAGAATACCGTGGACGAGTTATGGGTGTTTACAGTTTTAGTTTCTTTGGCTTTATGCCGCTTGGTGCTCTCTGGATTGGAATGCTGGCAGAACATTTCGGATCTCCAATGGCAATACTTTTAAACTCAATAATACTTTTTATTTTTGTTGCAGTTGTTTGGTTTTACGCTCCTAAGTTGAGAAAAATAATTTAA
- a CDS encoding radical SAM protein yields the protein MKERAEKVFQILESCKSCPHNCRVDRTRGEYGICQSLELPIVSSYTAHFGEEPVLSGTKGAGNIFFGNCNMRCIFCQNFEISQNWKVEREHEISSERLSDIMIELQKRNCHNIGLVSPTHFSAVILRSICLAIEKGLFLPIIYNTNGYDSVEILKLYDDVIDIYLPDLKYGDNQSAKTYSKIDNYFDESKKAIKEMFNQVGDELVYEEDVVVRGLIIRHLVLPNGLAESEKVFKFIAEELSPNVHVSLMAQYYPSNKASNDILINRTLSESEYEKALELMDKYGLHNGWIQEMESSESYRPYFNEGRENPFKNQIIPIY from the coding sequence TTGAAAGAAAGAGCTGAAAAAGTTTTTCAAATTCTCGAATCATGTAAAAGCTGTCCGCACAATTGTAGGGTTGACCGCACACGCGGTGAATATGGAATTTGTCAAAGTTTGGAACTCCCGATTGTTTCTTCATACACCGCACACTTTGGTGAAGAACCTGTATTATCTGGAACAAAAGGTGCGGGAAATATTTTCTTCGGTAATTGTAACATGAGGTGTATCTTCTGTCAGAATTTTGAAATCAGTCAGAATTGGAAAGTTGAAAGAGAACATGAGATTTCATCTGAGAGACTTTCCGATATTATGATCGAGCTTCAAAAAAGAAATTGCCATAACATTGGATTGGTTTCTCCAACTCATTTCTCAGCCGTAATATTAAGATCAATTTGTTTGGCAATAGAGAAAGGATTATTTCTTCCTATCATCTACAACACTAACGGATATGATTCTGTTGAAATATTAAAACTTTATGATGATGTAATTGACATTTATTTACCGGATTTGAAATATGGAGATAATCAATCGGCAAAAACTTATTCAAAGATTGATAATTATTTTGATGAATCTAAGAAAGCAATTAAAGAAATGTTCAATCAAGTTGGTGATGAATTGGTTTATGAAGAAGATGTTGTTGTGCGGGGACTAATAATTCGTCATCTTGTTCTGCCAAATGGATTAGCAGAATCGGAAAAAGTTTTCAAGTTCATCGCAGAAGAGTTGAGCCCGAATGTTCACGTATCGTTAATGGCTCAGTATTATCCTTCCAACAAAGCATCGAATGATATTTTAATTAACCGAACGCTTAGCGAATCGGAATATGAAAAAGCCTTAGAACTAATGGATAAGTACGGCTTACACAACGGATGGATACAGGAAATGGAAAGTTCGGAAAGCTATCGTCCGTATTTTAATGAGGGTAGAGAAAATCCGTTCAAGAATCAAATCATTCCAATCTATTAA
- a CDS encoding AMP-binding protein — MKQRTLPMLFEESVEKFSNNILMLENRGEGYVGTTYNEMQKLIHGIAAGLINYGIKKGDRIALISEGRNYWVASELGVLFTGAINVPISTKVEELSDLKFRLAHSGCRLVIVSQNHVSKIRKIKNDLPDLEKTILLDKLDQLDSDEILIDDIIKNGIRILSSSRKEFDERWQSISENDFANICYTSGTTADPKGIILTHRNYTSNIEQSSALLPIPEYYTSLLMLPWDHAFAHTAGIYTLMKNGASMASVQQGRTPLETLKNVSKNIKEIKPTFLLSVPALAKNFRKNIEKGIHEKGKAIEKLFNNALKIAYTYNANGWNKGNGKNIFLKPIYKLYDKILFSKIRNGFGGRLEFFIGGGALLDIELQHFFYAIGIPMFQGYGLTEAAPVISANVPAKHKLGSSGFIVKDLQIRICNEDGKELPVGEKGEIVVKGENVMVGYWKNEQASKETIKNGWLYTGDLGYLDEDGFLYVLGRFKSLLISGDGEKYSPEGIEEALTESSEFIDQIMLYNNQSPYTIALIVPNKENLLKWLKENNLSHHSVEGQTTVLRMLGNEIAKFKSDGIYGNQFPERWIPSAIALLGEAFTEQNKFMNSTLKIVRSKIAEFYKNRIDYLYSQEGKNICNHQNRTIINRLE; from the coding sequence GTGAAACAAAGAACTCTTCCAATGTTATTTGAAGAAAGTGTAGAAAAATTTTCTAACAATATTTTAATGTTGGAAAACCGTGGGGAAGGTTATGTTGGAACTACTTACAATGAAATGCAGAAACTGATTCACGGAATTGCCGCAGGGTTAATTAATTATGGAATAAAAAAAGGAGATCGGATTGCGCTGATTTCCGAAGGAAGAAATTACTGGGTAGCTAGTGAGCTTGGTGTTTTGTTCACAGGTGCAATTAATGTTCCAATTTCGACTAAAGTAGAAGAACTATCCGATCTGAAATTTAGATTGGCTCACTCGGGATGCAGACTAGTTATTGTCTCGCAAAATCATGTTTCAAAAATCAGAAAAATAAAAAACGATTTACCTGATTTAGAAAAAACAATATTACTGGATAAACTTGATCAATTGGATTCGGATGAAATTCTTATTGACGATATAATTAAAAATGGGATTAGAATACTTTCATCATCTAGAAAAGAATTTGATGAAAGATGGCAATCCATTTCGGAAAATGATTTTGCTAATATATGTTACACTTCCGGCACAACTGCCGATCCCAAAGGAATTATTTTAACCCACCGCAATTATACTTCAAACATTGAACAGTCTTCAGCATTGCTGCCGATTCCGGAATATTATACTTCACTTTTAATGCTGCCATGGGATCATGCATTTGCACATACTGCCGGGATTTACACCTTAATGAAAAATGGTGCAAGTATGGCTTCTGTTCAACAAGGGAGAACTCCTTTAGAAACTTTGAAGAATGTTTCCAAGAATATCAAAGAAATAAAACCAACATTTTTATTAAGTGTTCCTGCACTTGCAAAAAATTTCAGAAAGAATATTGAAAAAGGAATTCATGAAAAAGGAAAAGCAATAGAAAAACTTTTTAACAACGCTCTTAAAATTGCCTATACTTATAACGCAAACGGCTGGAATAAAGGAAATGGTAAAAACATATTTCTAAAACCGATTTACAAACTTTATGATAAAATTCTTTTTAGTAAGATCAGAAACGGTTTCGGCGGTAGGTTGGAATTTTTTATTGGTGGCGGTGCTTTGTTGGATATAGAGCTGCAGCACTTCTTTTATGCGATCGGTATTCCAATGTTTCAAGGTTATGGCTTGACTGAGGCTGCGCCGGTTATTTCTGCCAACGTTCCGGCAAAGCATAAACTTGGTTCATCTGGATTTATTGTTAAAGATCTGCAAATCAGAATTTGTAATGAAGACGGTAAAGAACTTCCAGTTGGTGAAAAAGGGGAGATTGTTGTAAAGGGAGAAAATGTTATGGTAGGTTATTGGAAGAATGAACAAGCTAGTAAAGAAACAATTAAAAACGGCTGGCTTTATACAGGCGACTTAGGATATTTAGATGAGGATGGATTTCTATATGTGCTCGGCAGATTTAAAAGTTTGTTAATCAGCGGTGATGGAGAAAAATATAGTCCCGAAGGAATTGAGGAAGCTCTAACAGAAAGCTCAGAATTCATTGATCAAATTATGTTATATAATAATCAGTCACCCTACACAATTGCACTGATAGTACCGAACAAAGAAAATTTATTAAAATGGCTGAAGGAAAATAATTTATCTCATCATTCAGTAGAAGGACAAACTACCGTTCTTCGAATGCTTGGGAATGAAATAGCAAAATTTAAATCCGACGGAATTTATGGCAATCAATTTCCCGAAAGATGGATCCCTTCAGCAATAGCTTTGCTTGGTGAAGCTTTTACCGAACAGAATAAATTTATGAACAGTACATTAAAGATTGTTCGCAGTAAGATTGCGGAGTTTTATAAAAACAGAATTGATTATTTATATTCTCAAGAAGGGAAAAATATTTGTAATCATCAAAACAGAACAATTATTAATAGATTGGAATGA
- the hemB gene encoding porphobilinogen synthase — MATYPTKRLRRLRYNPTVRDLVRETVLTKNDLIYPLFVVPGKKIKNEVRSMPGVFQMSVDVVVEECKEVERLGIPAVILFGIPDHKDEVGSGAYDPNGIIQQAVRAIKKETKKLLVITDVCLCEYTSHGHCGVLQGEKILNDETVELLAKESVSHAEAGADIIAPSDMMDGRIGEIRKALDKKGFIEIPIMSYAVKYASGFYGPFRDAAESTPAFGDRRSHQMDIANSDEALREAESDIEEGADIIMVKPAGAYLDIIWRVKEKFGMPTAAYQVSGEYAMIKAAGRNNWIDEQRVMIESLTAIKRAGADMILTYFAKDVVKYLDNIK, encoded by the coding sequence ATGGCTACTTATCCCACAAAACGATTACGAAGATTAAGATATAATCCGACTGTACGCGATTTGGTCCGCGAAACAGTATTAACAAAAAATGATTTGATCTATCCACTATTTGTTGTTCCTGGTAAAAAAATAAAGAACGAAGTCCGCTCAATGCCTGGCGTATTTCAAATGTCAGTTGATGTTGTAGTTGAAGAATGTAAAGAAGTTGAACGGCTTGGAATTCCTGCTGTAATTCTTTTCGGAATACCTGATCATAAAGATGAAGTTGGGTCAGGTGCATACGATCCGAATGGAATTATTCAACAAGCTGTCCGCGCAATTAAAAAAGAAACAAAAAAACTTTTAGTCATTACTGATGTTTGCTTATGCGAATATACTTCTCACGGTCATTGCGGAGTTTTACAAGGTGAAAAAATATTGAATGATGAAACAGTTGAACTACTTGCGAAAGAATCAGTTTCTCATGCTGAAGCCGGTGCCGATATCATTGCCCCATCTGATATGATGGACGGACGCATTGGTGAGATCCGAAAAGCATTGGACAAAAAAGGATTTATTGAAATTCCCATCATGAGCTATGCAGTTAAGTATGCTTCAGGTTTCTACGGACCATTTAGAGATGCTGCAGAATCAACTCCTGCTTTCGGTGACCGAAGATCACATCAAATGGATATTGCGAACTCTGATGAAGCATTGAGAGAAGCCGAAAGCGATATTGAAGAAGGTGCAGATATTATTATGGTTAAACCCGCTGGAGCTTATCTTGATATTATTTGGCGTGTAAAAGAAAAATTCGGTATGCCGACCGCTGCATATCAAGTTAGCGGAGAATATGCAATGATAAAAGCCGCCGGAAGAAATAATTGGATTGATGAACAGCGCGTTATGATTGAATCGTTAACTGCGATTAAACGTGCCGGTGCTGATATGATATTAACTTACTTTGCGAAAGATGTAGTGAAGTACTTAGACAATATTAAGTAA
- the hemH gene encoding ferrochelatase translates to MRKFAVVLFNLGGPDSIKAIEPFLYNLFCDPDIFNLPFGQKLFAKFISSRRAPKVAKEYKLIGGKSPINEWTEKQRAMLEVSLRNNYESIDVYTAMRYWNPLTKEVVANIESKNYDKIILLPLYPHYSITTTGSSFNEWNRHYKGDRTKLIFVNDYYINPKYIEAINQRIDETILHFPERVRNDIQIVFSAHGTPISLVKKGDLYSKHIKQTVEAVLKLRKHSHDHHLCFQSKVGPMKWLEPATNRMIEELASQNKKYLLIVPISFVSDHVETLFELDIEYRHVAEKVGIENYIVMKGLNDSQLFIEALSDIVKTKLNE, encoded by the coding sequence GTGCGAAAATTTGCCGTAGTATTATTTAATCTTGGAGGCCCGGATTCAATTAAAGCAATTGAACCGTTCTTATATAATCTTTTTTGCGATCCGGATATTTTTAATTTGCCGTTCGGACAAAAGTTGTTTGCAAAATTTATTTCGAGCCGGAGAGCTCCTAAAGTTGCCAAAGAATACAAACTGATCGGCGGCAAATCGCCAATAAATGAGTGGACAGAAAAACAGAGAGCAATGCTCGAAGTTAGCCTTCGGAATAATTATGAATCAATTGATGTTTACACTGCCATGCGTTACTGGAATCCGCTGACAAAAGAAGTTGTAGCTAATATAGAAAGCAAAAATTATGATAAGATAATTTTGCTTCCTCTTTATCCGCATTATTCGATCACCACTACCGGTTCTTCATTTAATGAGTGGAACCGCCATTACAAAGGCGATAGAACAAAGTTAATTTTTGTAAATGATTATTATATTAATCCAAAATACATTGAAGCAATTAATCAGCGAATTGATGAAACTATTTTACATTTTCCAGAGAGAGTGAGAAACGATATCCAAATAGTTTTTAGTGCGCATGGTACACCAATAAGTTTGGTAAAAAAAGGGGATTTATATAGTAAACATATTAAACAGACTGTCGAAGCGGTATTGAAACTTAGAAAACATTCCCACGATCATCACTTATGTTTTCAGAGTAAAGTTGGTCCTATGAAATGGCTGGAACCTGCAACTAACAGAATGATAGAAGAACTCGCTTCTCAAAACAAAAAATATTTATTGATCGTACCAATCAGTTTCGTTTCAGATCATGTTGAAACTTTATTCGAACTTGATATTGAATATAGACACGTTGCCGAAAAAGTTGGCATTGAAAATTATATTGTCATGAAAGGATTAAATGACTCACAACTGTTTATCGAAGCATTATCTGACATTGTAAAAACAAAACTCAATGAATAA